ACAATTACCAGGAGTACGTAAAATTAATGTCCTAGGTTTAGGCGAAAAAGTAGATAATTATTTTGCCACCAGAATTAGTTTTAATGGTGAAGAAGGCTTAGGTTTTCAAGTAGTTAAACGTCATGATACCAATACCCTAGAATTAGCTCAAGCAGTTGCAGCTAAAATCACTGCATTACAACCCCAATTACCAGGAATAAACATAGCGATCGCCGAAACCCAAGCCGATTATATCGAATCTGCGGTTCAAGCTACAATCAATGAGTTATTAATCGCTATTATCCTAGCTATAATCGTTATTTTCCTCTTTTTACGCAATTGGCGCGCTAGTTTAATTACCGCATTAAGTATTCCTATCTCACTCTTAGCAACTTTTATCGTAATGGCTATAGCTGGATTAAGTTTACAAACCTTAACTTTACTGGCTTTAGCTTTAGTGATAGGGATTGTTATCGATGATTCGATTGTTGACGTAGAAAACATCGTCAGAGTCATTAATCAAGGGAAAAACCCCCAAGAAGCAGCGATTATCGCTACAGACGAAATCAGTCTCACCGTAACCGCTTCTACCTTAACTATAGCCGCTGTATTTATTCCCGTAGCCTTTATGGGGGGAACAGTAGGTAAATTCTTTCAACCCTTCGGTTTAACAGTATCTGCTGCGGTAATTTTCTCTCTCTTAGTAGCGCGAACTCTAGCTCCTAGTTTAGCAGTTCTGTGGTTAAAACCTCAGCCAACTAAAACTACTAAATCCATCGACGATTTAACCATCATTAAACTCTACCGTCGGGGATTGCGCTGGTGTTTACATCATCGACCTGTAGTTATGAGTATCGCTATTAGTAGTATGTTGTTAGGTATGGCGATTATTCCTTTGATACCCCAAGGGTTTATACCTCGTTTAGATAGGGGAGAATTTAATATAATTTATACCGTTGCTTTACCTGAATTAGCTACTACTGGTGAATCAAGAGCAACAGAAACCGAAACCACCGATAATAGTGATTTAGACTGGTTAGGAAATATTCGCAGAGCACCAGAAAGATTCTTACTCAGAAGAACGATTAGAATGGGTAAAGAATTAGAAGCAGTAGTCTTAAATCATCCCGACGTAGAATCAGTCTTCACTATAGCAGGTATTCGCGGAGAACCCAATCGGGGTAAATTAGCGATTCAACTCAAAGAAAATCGGGAATCTGACACCATTACTGTTCAATCTCAAATACGAGAATCTCTCCCTCAACTTAGAGACGTGACTACTAGTGTAGAAGATATTCCCTTTGTGCAAACTGAAGCAGAAAAACCCATACAATTAGCTATTCTAGGAGATGATCTTGATACATTATTACCAGTAGCTCAAGCAATTAAAACCCAAGCTCAAACTATACCAGGTTTAGTGGATATCGAAATCTCCAACTCAGGAGAACAACTAATCGAACGTCTCAATGGTCAACGAGTTATCTATATCAGTGCTAATCTAGATTTAGCTCAAGGTTTAGAAAACGCGATCGTTAGTTTAGAAAGACAAGCTCAACCCCTCTTACCCATGGGTGTATCTCTACGACGTTGGGGAAGTGCAGATCATAGTAATCAAGTTGTAGGACGATTTGCCAGAGCCTTGATTTTAG
The DNA window shown above is from Gloeocapsa sp. DLM2.Bin57 and carries:
- a CDS encoding efflux RND transporter permease subunit; this translates as MTKSSLNKSFRQWFNFSRFAIKYKKSFIALWLGISIAGMLAFSSLRYDLFPDISFPVVIVTAEAPLATVIETETQVTEILETNLASLSHIDEIYSSTYVGQSVINVLFDGGTDLDAATTEVENLLAQTSYPVETDINIFPIDLNESPVISYVLISEEKTPQELKTIAEQKIFPIIQQLPGVRKINVLGLGEKVDNYFATRISFNGEEGLGFQVVKRHDTNTLELAQAVAAKITALQPQLPGINIAIAETQADYIESAVQATINELLIAIILAIIVIFLFLRNWRASLITALSIPISLLATFIVMAIAGLSLQTLTLLALALVIGIVIDDSIVDVENIVRVINQGKNPQEAAIIATDEISLTVTASTLTIAAVFIPVAFMGGTVGKFFQPFGLTVSAAVIFSLLVARTLAPSLAVLWLKPQPTKTTKSIDDLTIIKLYRRGLRWCLHHRPVVMSIAISSMLLGMAIIPLIPQGFIPRLDRGEFNIIYTVALPELATTGESRATETETTDNSDLDWLGNIRRAPERFLLRRTIRMGKELEAVVLNHPDVESVFTIAGIRGEPNRGKLAIQLKENRESDTITVQSQIRESLPQLRDVTTSVEDIPFVQTEAEKPIQLAILGDDLDTLLPVAQAIKTQAQTIPGLVDIEISNSGEQLIERLNGQRVIYISANLDLAQGLENAIVSLERQAQPLLPMGVSLRRWGSADHSNQVVGRFARALILAIILMLIVLWFLFRRLLEPLVVILCLPLSMFGAMLGLLLTGSDFGIISLIGFIFLLGLLDKNALLLMDYTNQLRDDGLSREEALVYTGGVRLRPIVMTTISTVLGMIPIALGWGAGAELRQPMAIAIMGGLLSSSLLSLFVVPVLYTLLEDWWSKKQLE